One stretch of Streptomyces sp. R21 DNA includes these proteins:
- a CDS encoding ATP-dependent DNA helicase UvrD2, translated as MTSATHSTLFPQVPDSADAVLDGLDPEQREVATALHGPVCVLAGAGTGKTRAITHRIAYGVRAGILQPSSVLAVTFTNRAAGEMRGRLRQLGAAGVQARTFHSAALRQLQYFWPKAVGGSMPRLVDRKIQLVADAAAACRIRLDRGELRDVTAEIEWSKVTQTIPADYAAAAAKAGRETPRNPAEIAQLYGTYEDLKRDRAVIDFEDVLLLTVAVLQDRHDIAEQVRSQYQHFVVDEYQDVSPLQQRLLDLWLGERDSLCVVGDASQTIYSFTGATPDHLLDFRTRHPAATVVKLVRDYRSTPQVVHLANGLLAQARGRAADHRLELISQRAAGPEPGYTEFTDEPAEAEGAARRIRDLIASGVPAGEIAILFRTNSQSEIYEQALADVGVPYQLRGAERFFDRPEVRKAGVALRGAARFGNNDSLLDEAVDLPSQVRAVLSGEGWTTEPPAGSGAVRERWESLAALVHLAQDFATAKAGATLSDLVAELDERASAQHAPTVQGVTLASLHSAKGLEWDAVFLVGVAEGMMPITYAKTDEQVEEERRLLYVGVTRARERLYVSWSLSRSPGGRPNRRPSRFLDGLRPGSVTTAGRGSTGGAGGIERGTGSRGGTAVRRTSRTPARCRVCGHTLNGAAEMKLMRCDDCPSDMDEGLYERLREWRAVQAQRSGQPAFCVFTDKTLMAIAETVPDDEGELARIPGVGVRKLNRFGADVLAICAGQELEGDEEDD; from the coding sequence GTGACATCAGCAACGCACTCCACCCTCTTCCCGCAGGTTCCGGACTCGGCCGACGCGGTGCTCGACGGGCTCGACCCCGAGCAGCGCGAAGTCGCCACCGCCCTGCACGGACCGGTGTGCGTCCTGGCAGGCGCCGGCACGGGCAAGACCCGAGCCATCACCCACCGCATCGCCTACGGAGTGCGCGCCGGAATACTGCAGCCCTCCAGCGTGCTGGCCGTCACCTTCACCAACCGCGCCGCCGGCGAAATGCGCGGCCGCCTCCGCCAACTCGGCGCCGCCGGCGTCCAGGCCCGCACCTTCCACTCCGCCGCACTGCGCCAGCTCCAGTACTTCTGGCCGAAAGCAGTCGGCGGAAGCATGCCCCGGCTCGTCGACCGCAAGATCCAACTCGTCGCCGACGCCGCGGCAGCCTGCCGCATCCGCCTCGACCGCGGCGAGCTGCGCGACGTCACCGCCGAGATCGAATGGTCCAAGGTCACCCAGACCATCCCCGCCGACTACGCGGCCGCCGCCGCCAAAGCCGGCCGCGAAACCCCCCGCAACCCCGCCGAGATCGCCCAGCTCTACGGAACGTACGAAGACCTCAAGCGCGACCGAGCCGTCATCGACTTCGAGGACGTCCTGCTGCTCACCGTCGCCGTCCTCCAGGACCGCCACGACATCGCCGAACAGGTCCGCTCGCAGTACCAGCACTTCGTGGTCGACGAGTACCAGGACGTCAGCCCCCTCCAGCAACGCCTCCTCGACCTGTGGCTCGGCGAACGCGACAGCCTCTGCGTCGTCGGCGACGCCAGCCAGACGATCTACTCGTTCACCGGTGCAACCCCCGACCACCTTCTCGACTTCCGCACCCGCCACCCGGCGGCCACCGTCGTCAAACTCGTCCGGGACTACCGCTCCACCCCTCAGGTCGTCCACCTCGCCAACGGCCTGCTGGCCCAGGCCCGCGGACGCGCCGCCGACCACCGCCTCGAACTGATCTCCCAACGCGCAGCGGGCCCCGAGCCCGGCTACACCGAGTTCACCGACGAACCCGCCGAAGCCGAAGGCGCCGCCCGTCGCATTCGCGATCTCATCGCCTCCGGAGTCCCCGCCGGCGAGATCGCCATCCTCTTCCGCACGAACTCCCAGTCGGAGATCTACGAACAAGCCCTCGCAGACGTCGGCGTGCCCTACCAGCTGCGCGGCGCCGAGCGCTTCTTCGACCGCCCCGAGGTACGCAAGGCGGGCGTCGCCCTGCGCGGTGCCGCCCGCTTCGGAAACAACGACTCCCTCCTCGACGAGGCGGTCGACCTGCCCTCACAGGTCCGCGCCGTCCTGTCGGGCGAAGGCTGGACCACCGAACCTCCCGCCGGCTCCGGCGCCGTCAGAGAACGCTGGGAATCACTGGCCGCCCTGGTGCACCTGGCACAGGACTTCGCCACGGCCAAAGCCGGCGCCACCCTGAGCGACCTCGTGGCGGAACTGGACGAGCGCGCCAGCGCCCAGCACGCCCCGACCGTCCAGGGCGTCACCCTCGCCTCCCTCCACTCCGCCAAGGGCCTGGAGTGGGACGCAGTGTTCCTCGTCGGCGTCGCCGAAGGCATGATGCCGATCACCTACGCGAAAACCGACGAACAGGTGGAGGAAGAACGCCGCCTCCTCTACGTCGGCGTCACCCGGGCCAGAGAACGCCTCTACGTCTCCTGGTCCCTCTCCCGCTCACCCGGCGGCCGCCCCAATCGCCGTCCCAGCCGGTTCCTCGACGGCCTGCGCCCGGGATCCGTCACCACCGCCGGCCGCGGCAGCACAGGCGGCGCGGGCGGCATCGAGCGCGGCACCGGGAGCAGAGGCGGAACCGCCGTGCGACGCACCAGCCGGACCCCGGCCCGCTGCCGCGTCTGCGGCCACACGCTGAACGGGGCCGCCGAGATGAAGCTGATGCGCTGCGACGACTGCCCCTCAGACATGGACGAGGGCCTCTACGAGCGGCTGCGCGAGTGGCGAGCGGTACAGGCGCAGCGCAGCGGACAGCCCGCGTTCTGCGTCTTCACCGACAAGACCCTGATGGCGATCGCCGAGACCGTGCCCGACGACGAGGGCGAGCTGGCGCGGATCCCAGGCGTCGGCGTACGCAAGCTCAACCGCTTCGGAGCCGACGTACTGGCCATCTGTGCAGGTCAAGAGCTTGAGGGAGACGAGGAAGATGACTGA
- a CDS encoding WhiB family transcriptional regulator: MQLEAHAPSVPPSETIPPPGLTEDSTLIPLTALTALDDAIENLGVPVPCRSYDPEVFFAESPADVEYAKSLCRTCPLMEACLAGAKERREPWGVWGGELFVQGVVVARKRPRGRPRKNPVMA, encoded by the coding sequence GTGCAACTCGAAGCGCACGCCCCGTCCGTACCGCCTTCCGAAACGATCCCCCCGCCCGGCCTCACGGAGGACTCCACCTTGATCCCGCTCACTGCGCTCACCGCGCTCGACGACGCCATCGAGAACCTCGGCGTACCCGTCCCCTGCCGCTCGTACGACCCGGAGGTCTTCTTCGCCGAGTCCCCGGCCGACGTCGAGTACGCCAAGTCCCTCTGCCGCACCTGCCCGCTGATGGAGGCCTGCCTCGCCGGCGCCAAGGAGCGGCGTGAGCCCTGGGGCGTCTGGGGTGGCGAGCTCTTCGTCCAGGGTGTCGTCGTCGCCCGGAAGCGGCCGCGTGGCCGCCCGCGCAAGAACCCGGTCATGGCATGA
- a CDS encoding ABC1 kinase family protein has product MSDLPRKAVTRTAKLAALPLGFAGRATWGLGKRIGGKSAEIVGRELQQRTAEQLFKVLGELKGGAMKFGQALSVFESALPEEVAGPYRAALTKLQEAAPPMPTRTVHSVLEQRLGEDWPELFLEFQNNPSAAASIGQVHRAVWHDGRDVAVKVQYPGAGEALLSDLNQLSRFARLLGPLIPGMDIKPLIAELRDRVSEELDYALEAQAQAAHAEEFEGDPDVLVPMVVHQCDQVLVTEWIDGIPLSEVIADGSQEQRDRAGQLLARFLFSGPARTGLLHADPHPGNFRLLPDEKGGWRLGVLDFGTVDRLPGGLPTPIGDSLRMTLEGEAEAVYELLCEEGFVKESIELDPDSVLDYLLPIIEPALADEFTFTRGWMRSQAARIADPRSPAHQLGKQLNLPPAYLLIHRVTLSTIGVLCQLGATVRLRDELEEWLPGFLPEEEPAVEA; this is encoded by the coding sequence ATGTCTGATCTTCCCCGGAAGGCGGTCACCCGGACCGCCAAACTCGCCGCTCTACCGCTCGGCTTCGCAGGGCGGGCGACCTGGGGACTCGGCAAGAGAATCGGCGGGAAGTCCGCGGAGATCGTGGGCCGCGAACTCCAGCAGCGCACGGCGGAGCAGCTCTTCAAGGTGCTCGGCGAGCTCAAGGGCGGCGCGATGAAGTTCGGACAGGCACTGTCCGTCTTCGAGTCGGCGCTGCCCGAGGAGGTCGCGGGACCGTATCGGGCTGCCCTGACGAAGCTCCAGGAGGCAGCTCCTCCGATGCCGACACGCACCGTCCACTCCGTGCTGGAGCAGCGGCTCGGAGAGGACTGGCCCGAGCTGTTCCTGGAATTCCAGAACAATCCGTCCGCGGCGGCCTCGATCGGTCAGGTGCATCGCGCGGTGTGGCACGACGGCCGCGACGTCGCTGTCAAGGTGCAGTACCCGGGCGCGGGTGAGGCCCTGCTGTCCGACCTGAACCAGCTCAGCCGGTTCGCCAGGCTCCTCGGCCCCCTGATCCCGGGAATGGACATCAAGCCCCTCATCGCGGAACTGCGCGACCGGGTGTCCGAGGAACTCGACTACGCACTGGAGGCACAGGCCCAGGCGGCACACGCGGAGGAGTTCGAAGGCGACCCGGACGTACTGGTGCCGATGGTGGTCCACCAGTGCGACCAGGTCCTGGTCACCGAGTGGATCGACGGGATACCTCTGTCGGAGGTGATCGCCGACGGCAGCCAGGAACAGCGTGACCGCGCGGGCCAGCTGCTCGCCCGGTTCCTCTTCTCCGGCCCCGCGCGCACCGGCCTCCTGCATGCCGACCCGCACCCGGGCAACTTCCGGTTGCTGCCCGACGAGAAGGGCGGCTGGCGGCTGGGCGTCCTCGACTTCGGCACGGTCGACCGCCTTCCGGGCGGTCTGCCCACCCCGATCGGCGACTCCCTGCGGATGACCCTTGAGGGCGAGGCCGAGGCGGTCTACGAACTGCTCTGCGAGGAGGGCTTCGTCAAGGAGTCCATAGAGCTCGACCCCGACTCGGTCCTGGACTACCTCCTACCGATCATCGAACCGGCCCTGGCCGACGAGTTCACCTTCACCCGCGGCTGGATGCGCAGCCAGGCCGCCCGAATCGCCGACCCCCGCTCCCCCGCCCACCAACTGGGCAAGCAGCTCAACCTGCCCCCGGCGTATCTCCTGATACACCGTGTGACCTTGAGCACCATCGGCGTCCTGTGCCAACTCGGCGCGACAGTCCGCCTGCGCGACGAACTGGAGGAGTGGCTGCCGGGATTCCTGCCCGAGGAGGAACCGGCTGTGGAGGCGTGA
- a CDS encoding TOMM precursor leader peptide-binding protein, producing the protein MHPMVKPALRRGWRDLNTVQFGMAPAHAMVLGPMDTATGSFLALLDGTRGLPLLRDEGRRMGLPDGHVDGLIERLGQSGLLDDATGGGQAADTLRKKKAVLDRLRPDLASLALVAREPGGGLKRLAARRSLRVQVRGAGRVGVVLAALLAGAGVGEVDVRDGGCVEPWDVAPGGLPADSVGERREEAARRAVRRAAPDRPPRHGRARKSPGGPAQVAPGRGPRSSDEGREPVPPPHSDPVHAAPLGPADEPAHEPAHEPAQEFGWSLVILAPRDDLAVHAPDPAAAESLITSGTPHLYAGVVEGTGVVGPLVLPGDTGCAGCLEQDRVDRDPTWLRLVAQWRSGRPRHVPACDLTLATAVAGLAAGHALAFLDGALPSSAGARWEAAVPGFDWHPRPVWPHPACLCGAMEKGKGDHTSEDGEPHETMAGQQSYAARLSGTWRAHV; encoded by the coding sequence ATGCATCCGATGGTGAAACCCGCGCTGCGGCGCGGCTGGCGGGATCTCAACACCGTGCAGTTCGGGATGGCGCCCGCGCACGCGATGGTGCTGGGCCCGATGGACACGGCGACGGGCAGTTTCCTCGCCCTGCTCGACGGAACCCGCGGGCTGCCGCTCCTGCGGGACGAGGGCCGCCGGATGGGTCTGCCCGACGGCCATGTCGACGGTCTGATCGAGCGGCTGGGCCAGTCCGGTCTGCTCGACGACGCGACCGGAGGCGGCCAGGCCGCGGACACCCTGCGCAAGAAGAAGGCCGTTCTCGACCGGCTGCGCCCCGACCTGGCATCACTCGCCCTGGTCGCCCGCGAGCCTGGCGGCGGCCTGAAGCGTCTGGCGGCGCGCCGCTCACTGCGCGTGCAGGTACGGGGCGCGGGCCGGGTGGGCGTGGTCCTGGCCGCGCTGCTGGCGGGGGCGGGCGTGGGCGAGGTGGATGTGCGGGACGGCGGCTGCGTCGAACCGTGGGATGTCGCCCCGGGCGGCCTGCCCGCCGACTCGGTCGGCGAGCGCCGGGAGGAGGCCGCTCGGCGTGCGGTGCGGCGGGCGGCACCTGATCGGCCACCACGGCATGGCCGGGCGCGGAAATCCCCGGGCGGACCGGCGCAGGTGGCCCCCGGACGCGGGCCACGATCCTCCGACGAGGGACGAGAGCCAGTGCCGCCACCCCATAGCGATCCGGTCCACGCCGCACCCCTGGGACCGGCCGATGAACCGGCCCACGAACCAGCCCATGAACCGGCGCAGGAATTCGGGTGGTCGCTGGTGATCCTCGCGCCGCGGGACGACCTGGCCGTCCACGCCCCTGATCCGGCCGCCGCCGAGTCCCTGATCACATCGGGGACACCCCATCTCTATGCGGGAGTCGTAGAGGGAACGGGAGTCGTCGGCCCTCTGGTCCTGCCCGGCGACACGGGCTGCGCGGGCTGCCTGGAACAGGACCGCGTCGACCGTGATCCCACCTGGCTACGGCTCGTCGCCCAGTGGCGCTCCGGCCGGCCGCGCCACGTACCGGCGTGCGACCTCACGCTGGCGACCGCCGTCGCGGGCCTGGCGGCAGGGCATGCGCTGGCCTTCCTGGACGGCGCGTTGCCCTCGAGCGCGGGGGCCCGCTGGGAGGCCGCGGTGCCCGGATTCGACTGGCATCCGCGCCCGGTCTGGCCGCATCCCGCATGCCTGTGCGGGGCGATGGAGAAAGGTAAGGGGGATCACACCTCGGAGGATGGGGAGCCGCACGAGACAATGGCCGGGCAACAGTCGTACGCGGCACGGCTGTCCGGTACTTGGAGGGCGCATGTCTGA
- a CDS encoding M48 family metallopeptidase encodes MPADPLHRAGKPQRSTTSQPPSGSGASPIEVRRSARRRRTVSAYREGDRTVVLIPARMSEAEEQRWVTVMLDKLAAQESKRLLGDAELSERAERLSAQYFDGRARPTSVRWVTNQNTRWGSCTPSEGSIRLSHRLQGMPEYVVDYVLVHELAHLLVPGHGPRFWRLLEAYPRTERARGYLEGVVAADRLPHLLAARDE; translated from the coding sequence GTGCCCGCCGACCCACTGCACCGCGCCGGAAAACCACAGCGCAGCACGACGAGCCAGCCGCCAAGCGGCTCGGGGGCGAGCCCGATCGAGGTCCGCAGAAGTGCGCGAAGGCGTCGCACTGTCTCCGCGTACCGCGAAGGCGATCGCACCGTCGTGCTCATCCCCGCCCGTATGTCCGAGGCGGAGGAACAGCGCTGGGTCACCGTCATGCTCGACAAGCTGGCCGCCCAGGAGAGCAAACGGCTGCTCGGTGACGCCGAGCTGTCCGAGCGGGCCGAACGCCTGTCGGCCCAGTACTTCGACGGCCGTGCCCGTCCGACGTCCGTGCGCTGGGTGACCAATCAGAACACGCGCTGGGGCTCGTGCACCCCGTCCGAGGGCAGCATCCGTCTGTCGCACCGGCTGCAAGGCATGCCCGAGTACGTCGTCGACTACGTCCTCGTCCACGAACTCGCGCATCTGCTCGTCCCGGGACACGGGCCACGCTTCTGGAGGCTTCTGGAGGCGTATCCGCGTACGGAGCGTGCGCGCGGCTACCTCGAAGGCGTGGTCGCCGCCGACCGGCTGCCCCATCTGCTGGCCGCGCGCGACGAGTAG